In one Kitasatospora cineracea genomic region, the following are encoded:
- the glmS gene encoding glutamine--fructose-6-phosphate transaminase (isomerizing), translated as MCGIVGYTGPQSALDVVIAGLRRLEYRGYDSAGVAVQTAGADGQWLLSTDKRAGKLVNLEKSLAETPLPAGTTGIGHTRWATHGGPTDANAHPHLDDHRKVAVVHNGIIENFARLRADLTDRGRTLRSETDTEVVAHLLAEAYDGDLAEAMRAVCRQLDGAFTLVAVHADAPGTVVGARRNSPLVVGVGDGENFLASDVAAFIAHTREAVELGQDQVVELRPEGVTVTNFDGTPAEVREYHVDWDASAAEKGGYDYFMLKEIAEQPKAVADTLLGRIGTDGRLTLDELRIPDQVLREVDKVVIVACGTAFHAGMIAKYAIEHWTRVPCEVEVASEFRYRDPIMDDRTLVIAISQSGETMDTLMALRHAREQGAKVLAICNTNGSTIPRESDAVLYTHAGPEVAVASTKAFLTQLVACYLVALYLGQVRGTKWGDEISSVIRELGDAPRQVEQVLGTMEPVRALARSLADARSVLFLGRHVGYPVALEGALKLKELAYMHAEGFAAGELKHGPIALIEEGLPVVVVVPSPRGRSILHDKIVSNIQEIRARGARTIVIAEEGDEAVVPYADHLIRIPVTPTLLQPLVSTVPLQVFACELATAKGHEVDQPRNLAKSVTVE; from the coding sequence ATGTGCGGAATTGTTGGATATACCGGGCCTCAGTCGGCCCTGGACGTAGTGATCGCAGGTCTGCGGAGGCTGGAGTACCGGGGTTACGACTCGGCCGGCGTCGCGGTGCAGACCGCAGGAGCCGACGGGCAGTGGCTCCTGTCCACCGACAAACGGGCCGGAAAGCTCGTCAACCTCGAGAAGTCGCTGGCCGAAACCCCCCTCCCGGCCGGCACCACGGGCATCGGACACACCCGGTGGGCCACCCACGGCGGCCCCACCGACGCCAACGCCCACCCCCACCTCGACGACCACCGCAAGGTCGCGGTCGTCCACAACGGCATCATCGAGAACTTCGCGCGGCTGCGCGCCGACCTCACCGACCGGGGCCGCACCCTCCGCTCCGAGACCGACACCGAGGTCGTCGCCCACCTACTCGCCGAGGCCTACGACGGCGACCTGGCCGAGGCCATGCGCGCCGTCTGCCGCCAGCTCGACGGCGCCTTCACCCTCGTCGCGGTGCACGCCGACGCCCCCGGCACGGTGGTCGGCGCCCGCCGCAACTCGCCGCTGGTGGTGGGCGTCGGCGACGGCGAGAACTTCCTCGCCTCGGACGTCGCCGCGTTCATCGCGCACACCCGCGAGGCCGTCGAGCTCGGCCAGGACCAGGTCGTCGAACTGCGCCCCGAGGGCGTCACGGTGACCAACTTCGACGGCACCCCCGCCGAGGTCCGCGAGTACCACGTCGACTGGGACGCCTCGGCCGCCGAGAAGGGCGGCTACGACTACTTCATGCTCAAGGAGATCGCCGAGCAGCCGAAGGCCGTCGCCGACACCCTCCTCGGCCGGATCGGCACCGACGGCCGGCTCACCCTCGACGAGCTGCGCATCCCCGACCAGGTGCTGCGCGAGGTCGACAAGGTGGTGATCGTCGCCTGCGGCACCGCGTTCCACGCCGGCATGATCGCCAAGTACGCGATCGAGCACTGGACCCGGGTCCCCTGCGAGGTCGAGGTCGCCAGCGAGTTCCGCTACCGCGACCCGATCATGGACGACCGCACCCTGGTGATCGCCATCTCGCAGTCCGGCGAGACCATGGACACCCTGATGGCGCTGCGGCACGCCCGCGAGCAGGGCGCCAAGGTGCTGGCGATCTGCAACACCAACGGCTCGACCATCCCGCGCGAGTCCGACGCCGTCCTCTACACCCACGCCGGCCCCGAGGTCGCGGTCGCCTCCACCAAGGCGTTCCTGACCCAGCTGGTCGCCTGCTACCTGGTCGCCCTCTACCTGGGCCAGGTGCGCGGCACCAAGTGGGGCGACGAGATCTCCTCCGTGATCCGCGAACTCGGCGACGCCCCCCGGCAGGTCGAGCAGGTCCTCGGCACCATGGAGCCGGTCCGCGCGCTCGCCCGCTCGCTGGCCGACGCCCGCTCGGTGCTCTTCCTCGGCCGGCACGTCGGCTACCCCGTGGCCCTCGAAGGCGCGCTCAAGCTCAAGGAGCTCGCCTACATGCACGCCGAGGGCTTCGCCGCCGGCGAGCTCAAGCACGGCCCGATCGCCCTGATCGAGGAGGGCCTGCCGGTCGTCGTCGTGGTGCCCTCGCCGCGCGGCCGCTCGATCCTGCACGACAAGATCGTCTCCAACATCCAGGAGATCCGGGCCCGCGGCGCCCGCACCATCGTGATCGCCGAGGAGGGCGACGAGGCCGTCGTCCCCTACGCCGACCACCTGATCCGGATCCCGGTCACCCCGACCCTGCTCCAGCCCCTGGTCTCCACCGTCCCGCTCCAGGTCTTCGCCTGCGAGCTGGCCACCGCCAAGGGCCACGAGGTCGACCAGCCGCGCAACCTGGCCAAGTCCGTCACGGTCGAGTAG
- a CDS encoding holo-ACP synthase, with the protein MIIGVGIDVADIGRFGESLERTPGLAERLFTPAELILPSGLRRGTASLAARFAAKEAVAKALGAPPGLRWEDAEVRVEDSGRPLLHITGTVEARAAALGVTSWHLSLSHDAGVASAVVIAEG; encoded by the coding sequence GTGATCATCGGGGTCGGCATCGACGTGGCGGACATCGGGCGGTTCGGGGAGTCCCTGGAACGCACCCCCGGGCTCGCCGAACGCCTCTTCACCCCCGCCGAACTCATCCTCCCCTCCGGCCTGCGCCGCGGCACCGCCTCGCTGGCCGCCCGGTTCGCCGCGAAGGAGGCCGTCGCCAAGGCCCTCGGCGCACCCCCCGGCCTGCGCTGGGAGGACGCCGAAGTCCGGGTCGAGGACTCCGGCCGCCCCCTGCTCCACATCACCGGCACCGTCGAGGCCCGCGCCGCCGCGCTCGGCGTCACCTCCTGGCACCTCTCGCTCAGCCACGACGCGGGCGTCGCCTCGGCCGTCGTCATCGCGGAAGGGTGA
- a CDS encoding NAD(P)H-hydrate dehydratase, translating into MRHAHTVEQVRAAEAALMARLPEGALMQRAAAGLAAVCAGLLPRVYGSRVLVLAGSGDNGGDALYAAARLARRGARAEALLLDPAKAHAGGLAALLAAGGRTTADPDAFGRADLVLDGIVGIGGRGPLRPAAAPFAAMARRGRLVAVDVPSGVDPDTGEVAGPALRADVTVCFGTHKPGLLIDPGARYAGVVHLVDLGLDLPPAPVRALQHADVTALLPVPGAESDKYRRGVVGVAAGSARYPGAAVLAVAGALHGGAGAVRYTGHAAAEVVRRHPETLVTEDGPARAGRVQAWVVGPGGGEDAERTLREALDTGAPVLADADALTELARLGPAALAGRDAPVLLTPHAGEAARLLAGVGEDADADAVAARRLRAARLLAARYGATVLLKGSTTVVADPDGRARVNSTGTGWLGTAGSGDVLSGLAGSLLATGLAPLDAASAAAYLHGLAGRHAAGPGAPITALDLAAALHHAWGSLTG; encoded by the coding sequence ATGCGTCACGCCCACACCGTCGAGCAGGTCCGGGCCGCCGAGGCCGCGCTGATGGCCCGGCTGCCGGAGGGAGCGCTGATGCAGCGGGCCGCCGCCGGGCTGGCCGCCGTCTGCGCGGGGCTGCTGCCGCGGGTGTACGGGAGCCGGGTGCTGGTGCTGGCCGGGTCCGGGGACAACGGGGGAGACGCCCTGTACGCCGCCGCCCGGCTGGCCCGGCGCGGGGCCCGCGCCGAGGCGCTGCTGCTCGACCCGGCCAAGGCGCACGCCGGAGGGCTGGCCGCGCTGCTCGCCGCGGGCGGCCGGACCACCGCGGACCCGGACGCCTTCGGCCGGGCCGACCTGGTGCTGGACGGCATCGTCGGGATCGGCGGCCGCGGCCCGCTGCGCCCCGCCGCCGCCCCGTTCGCCGCCATGGCGCGCCGAGGCCGCCTGGTCGCCGTGGACGTCCCCTCCGGGGTGGACCCCGACACCGGCGAGGTCGCCGGGCCCGCGCTGCGCGCCGACGTCACGGTCTGCTTCGGCACCCACAAGCCCGGCCTGCTGATCGACCCCGGCGCGCGGTACGCGGGCGTCGTCCACCTGGTCGACCTCGGCCTCGACCTGCCGCCCGCCCCCGTCCGGGCCCTCCAGCACGCCGACGTGACCGCGCTGCTGCCCGTCCCCGGCGCGGAGAGCGACAAGTACCGGCGCGGGGTGGTCGGCGTCGCCGCCGGGTCCGCCCGCTACCCCGGCGCGGCCGTGCTGGCCGTCGCCGGGGCGCTGCACGGCGGGGCCGGGGCGGTGCGCTACACCGGGCACGCGGCCGCCGAGGTGGTCCGCCGGCACCCCGAGACGCTGGTCACCGAGGACGGCCCGGCCCGGGCCGGACGCGTCCAGGCGTGGGTGGTCGGCCCGGGCGGCGGCGAGGACGCCGAACGCACCCTGCGCGAGGCGCTCGACACCGGCGCGCCCGTCCTGGCCGACGCCGACGCCCTCACCGAACTCGCCCGCCTCGGCCCGGCCGCGCTGGCCGGCCGCGACGCGCCCGTCCTGCTCACCCCGCACGCCGGGGAGGCCGCCCGGCTGCTCGCGGGCGTCGGCGAGGACGCCGACGCCGACGCGGTCGCCGCCCGGCGGCTGCGGGCGGCCCGGCTGCTCGCCGCCCGCTACGGCGCGACCGTGCTGCTCAAGGGCTCCACCACGGTCGTCGCCGACCCGGACGGCCGGGCCCGGGTCAACTCCACCGGCACCGGCTGGCTCGGCACCGCCGGCAGCGGCGACGTCCTGTCCGGCCTGGCCGGCTCGCTGCTCGCCACCGGACTCGCCCCGCTGGACGCCGCCTCCGCCGCCGCCTACCTGCACGGCCTGGCCGGGCGCCACGCGGCGGGCCCCGGCGCCCCGATCACCGCCCTCGACCTCGCCGCCGCCCTGCACCACGCCTGGGGCTCGCTCACCGGCTGA
- the alr gene encoding alanine racemase, translating into MTTANTTGTPALTQGARAEATIDLAALRDNLAALRARTNGPELMAVVKADAYGHGALRCAREAVAAGAGWLGTATPQEALALRAAGIGPEQARILCWLWTPGGPWARALRESVDVSVSGQWALDELLAAVRETGIPARVHLKADTGLGRNGCQPHDWPDLVENAVKAQADGLLRVVGVWSHFAAADEPGHPSIQAQLDSFAQALAFAERAGVDPEVRHLANSPATLLLPQSHYDLVRPGLAMYGLSPVPDVGSPADFGLRPVMSLAARLALVKRAPGGHGISYGHHYTTAGPTTLGLVPLGYADGVPRHASNTGPVQIGSTWYRVAGRVAMDQFVVDLGGDTPETGDEVLLFGSGERGEPTAEDWARACGTIAYEIITRIGGRVPRRYVGGLRG; encoded by the coding sequence ATGACGACTGCGAACACCACCGGGACGCCCGCACTGACCCAGGGCGCGCGGGCCGAGGCGACCATCGACCTGGCCGCGCTGCGCGACAACCTGGCCGCGCTGCGCGCGCGCACCAACGGGCCCGAGCTGATGGCGGTGGTCAAGGCGGACGCCTACGGCCACGGCGCGCTGCGGTGCGCCCGGGAGGCGGTCGCGGCGGGCGCGGGCTGGCTCGGGACGGCCACGCCGCAGGAGGCGCTCGCCCTGCGGGCCGCGGGCATCGGCCCGGAGCAGGCCCGGATCCTGTGCTGGCTGTGGACGCCGGGCGGGCCGTGGGCGCGGGCGCTGCGCGAGTCGGTGGACGTCTCGGTCAGCGGGCAGTGGGCGCTGGACGAACTGCTGGCCGCCGTCCGGGAGACCGGCATCCCGGCCCGGGTGCACCTGAAGGCCGACACCGGCCTGGGCCGCAACGGCTGCCAGCCGCACGACTGGCCCGACCTGGTGGAGAACGCCGTCAAGGCGCAGGCCGACGGCCTGCTGCGGGTGGTCGGCGTCTGGTCGCACTTCGCGGCCGCCGACGAACCCGGACACCCCTCGATCCAGGCCCAGCTGGACTCGTTCGCGCAGGCCCTGGCGTTCGCCGAGCGGGCCGGCGTCGACCCCGAGGTGCGGCACCTGGCGAACTCCCCGGCGACGCTGCTGCTGCCGCAGTCGCACTACGACCTGGTCCGGCCCGGCCTGGCCATGTACGGCCTGTCGCCCGTCCCCGACGTCGGCTCCCCGGCCGACTTCGGGCTGCGCCCGGTGATGTCGCTGGCGGCCCGGCTGGCGCTGGTCAAGCGGGCGCCCGGCGGCCACGGCATCTCGTACGGGCACCACTACACGACGGCCGGCCCGACCACGCTCGGCCTGGTCCCGCTCGGCTACGCGGACGGCGTGCCGCGGCACGCCAGCAACACCGGGCCGGTGCAGATCGGCTCGACCTGGTACCGGGTGGCGGGCCGGGTGGCGATGGACCAGTTCGTCGTCGACCTCGGCGGGGACACCCCGGAGACCGGCGACGAGGTGCTGCTGTTCGGCTCCGGCGAGCGGGGCGAGCCCACCGCCGAGGACTGGGCGCGGGCCTGCGGCACCATCGCGTACGAGATCATCACCCGGATCGGGGGCCGGGTCCCCCGACGCTACGTCGGCGGACTGCGGGGGTGA
- a CDS encoding alpha/beta fold hydrolase, with amino-acid sequence MAEESTGGVSRAGLIGISLGVLAAGAAAGVAIERMTVGRAMRKRAREELDAAAAFGSLRGTATTVPAADGTGLYVEVDEAPAAGGPTVVFCHGYCLNQDGWHFQRAALRGALRTVFWDQRSHGRSERSRSYAGGEPASIDQLGADLEAVLDAAVPEGPIVLVGHSMGGMTVMALADRRPELFGPGGRVAGVALIGTLAGDWDAVPLGLPAVGAKVVKRVAPGVIRLLGRQVELVEATRRWGADLAAVFYRRFSFGGKDVDPAVARFAEQLLDATPIDVVAEFYPTFSAHDKRAALAAMDGLPVLVLAGTKDLLTPPEYSEAIAAALPAARLVLVPDAGHLVMLERPGTVDRELAALLERAADRAGTGPLPDAVRELAAERPED; translated from the coding sequence ATGGCTGAGGAGTCCACCGGCGGGGTGTCCAGGGCCGGGCTGATCGGCATCTCGCTGGGCGTGCTGGCGGCCGGCGCCGCGGCCGGGGTGGCGATAGAGCGGATGACGGTCGGCCGGGCGATGCGCAAGCGGGCCCGCGAGGAGCTCGACGCGGCCGCCGCCTTCGGCTCGCTGCGCGGCACCGCCACCACGGTGCCCGCCGCCGACGGCACCGGCCTGTACGTCGAGGTCGACGAGGCCCCGGCGGCCGGCGGGCCGACCGTGGTGTTCTGCCACGGCTACTGCCTCAACCAGGACGGCTGGCACTTCCAGCGGGCCGCGCTGCGCGGCGCGCTGCGCACCGTGTTCTGGGACCAGCGCAGCCACGGCCGCTCCGAGCGCTCCCGCTCGTACGCGGGCGGCGAGCCCGCCTCGATCGACCAGCTCGGCGCGGACCTGGAGGCGGTGCTGGACGCGGCCGTCCCCGAGGGGCCGATCGTGCTGGTCGGGCACTCGATGGGCGGCATGACCGTGATGGCGCTGGCCGACCGGCGCCCCGAACTGTTCGGCCCCGGCGGCCGGGTGGCCGGCGTCGCGCTGATCGGCACCCTGGCGGGCGACTGGGACGCGGTGCCGCTGGGCCTGCCCGCGGTCGGCGCCAAGGTGGTCAAGCGGGTCGCGCCCGGGGTGATACGGCTGCTGGGCCGCCAGGTCGAACTGGTCGAGGCCACCCGGCGCTGGGGCGCCGACCTGGCCGCGGTGTTCTACCGGCGCTTCTCGTTCGGCGGCAAGGACGTCGACCCGGCGGTGGCCCGGTTCGCCGAGCAACTCCTGGACGCCACCCCGATCGACGTGGTCGCCGAGTTCTACCCGACATTCTCCGCGCACGACAAGCGGGCCGCGCTGGCCGCCATGGACGGCCTGCCGGTCCTCGTCCTGGCCGGCACCAAGGACCTGCTCACCCCGCCCGAGTACTCCGAGGCGATCGCCGCCGCACTGCCCGCCGCCCGGCTGGTGCTGGTGCCGGACGCCGGGCACCTGGTGATGCTGGAGCGCCCCGGCACCGTCGACCGGGAGCTCGCCGCGCTGCTGGAGCGCGCCGCCGACCGGGCCGGGACCGGCCCGCTGCCGGACGCGGTGCGGGAGCTGGCAGCCGAGCGGCCCGAGGACTGA
- the tsaE gene encoding tRNA (adenosine(37)-N6)-threonylcarbamoyltransferase complex ATPase subunit type 1 TsaE, whose amino-acid sequence MGSQTTLTVDTAERMTGLGRRLAALLRPGDLVLLSGELGAGKTTLTRGLGEGLGVRGAVTSPTFVIARVHPSLTGGPALVHVDAYRLAGGLDEMEDLDLDVSLPESVVVVEWGEGKVEELSENRLEIRIERTLGGETADELGESDGRRVTVTGLGGRWDAADLTGLSEN is encoded by the coding sequence ATGGGCTCGCAGACCACTCTGACCGTCGACACCGCGGAGCGGATGACCGGCCTCGGCCGGCGCCTGGCCGCCCTGCTGCGCCCCGGCGACCTGGTGCTGCTCTCGGGGGAGCTGGGCGCCGGCAAGACCACGCTGACCCGCGGCCTGGGCGAGGGCCTGGGGGTGCGCGGCGCGGTCACCTCGCCGACCTTCGTGATCGCCCGGGTGCACCCCTCGCTGACCGGCGGCCCCGCGCTGGTGCACGTCGACGCGTACCGGCTGGCCGGCGGCCTGGACGAGATGGAGGACCTCGACCTGGACGTGTCGCTGCCCGAGTCGGTGGTCGTCGTGGAGTGGGGCGAGGGCAAGGTCGAGGAGCTGTCCGAGAACCGGCTGGAGATCCGGATCGAGCGCACCCTGGGCGGCGAGACGGCGGACGAGCTGGGCGAGTCGGACGGGCGGCGGGTCACCGTCACCGGGCTGGGCGGGCGCTGGGACGCCGCGGACCTCACCGGTTTGAGTGAGAACTGA
- a CDS encoding L,D-transpeptidase has translation MAKLGPGAVVGGLTLGALAVIGLLAFQANGAASRAVAAVPSASSAAPSASAPESARPTVPPLPAESGTGLRVVYALQEHQVWLVDPKKPNPVVAAFKVVPGNTLPAAGTYTVTSRTAAGTGTDGRQIEHVVRFAQQSGTVFGFSALVDEKAPAPTLDPRTKTGGLRASRADGQALWDFAPNGTRVVVIA, from the coding sequence GTGGCGAAGCTGGGTCCTGGTGCGGTGGTCGGCGGGCTGACCCTGGGTGCCCTGGCGGTGATCGGGCTGCTGGCCTTCCAGGCGAACGGCGCGGCCTCGCGCGCGGTCGCGGCGGTGCCGTCCGCGTCGAGCGCGGCCCCGTCGGCCTCCGCCCCGGAGAGCGCCCGGCCGACCGTGCCGCCGCTGCCCGCCGAGTCCGGCACCGGCCTGCGGGTGGTGTACGCGCTGCAGGAGCACCAGGTGTGGCTGGTCGACCCGAAGAAGCCGAACCCGGTGGTGGCCGCGTTCAAGGTGGTGCCGGGCAACACCCTGCCGGCCGCGGGCACCTACACCGTCACCAGCCGGACCGCGGCGGGCACCGGCACGGACGGGCGGCAGATCGAGCACGTGGTGCGGTTCGCCCAGCAGTCCGGCACGGTGTTCGGGTTCAGCGCCCTGGTGGACGAGAAGGCGCCGGCCCCGACGCTGGACCCGAGGACGAAGACCGGCGGCCTCCGGGCGTCCCGGGCGGACGGCCAGGCACTGTGGGACTTCGCGCCGAACGGCACCCGGGTGGTGGTGATCGCCTGA
- the tsaB gene encoding tRNA (adenosine(37)-N6)-threonylcarbamoyltransferase complex dimerization subunit type 1 TsaB translates to MLLLAFDTATPAVTAAVHDGERVLAESYEVDARRHGELLLPTIAAVLRAAGADKRDLTGLAVGVGPGPYTGLRVGLVTAAALGDALGLPVHGVCTLDAIAHQARTEGLTGAFTVATDARRKEVYWASYAADGTRTGGPAVDRPAETDPGERTVGAGALLYGLPAASGPEHVSAGALADFAVRELAAGRELLPNAPLYLRRPDAQVPAGYKAVLPA, encoded by the coding sequence GTGCTCCTCCTCGCCTTCGACACCGCCACCCCCGCCGTCACCGCCGCCGTCCACGACGGAGAGCGGGTGCTCGCCGAGTCCTACGAGGTCGACGCCCGCCGGCACGGCGAACTGCTGCTGCCCACCATCGCGGCCGTGCTGCGCGCCGCCGGAGCGGACAAGCGCGACCTGACCGGCCTCGCGGTCGGCGTCGGCCCCGGCCCGTACACCGGCCTGCGGGTCGGCCTGGTCACCGCCGCCGCGCTCGGCGACGCGCTCGGCCTGCCCGTGCACGGCGTCTGCACCCTCGACGCGATCGCCCACCAGGCCCGCACCGAGGGCCTGACGGGGGCGTTCACGGTCGCCACCGACGCCCGGCGCAAGGAGGTCTACTGGGCCTCCTACGCCGCGGACGGCACCCGGACCGGCGGCCCCGCGGTGGACCGCCCGGCCGAGACCGACCCCGGCGAGCGGACCGTCGGCGCCGGCGCCCTGCTGTACGGACTGCCCGCGGCGAGCGGCCCCGAGCACGTCTCGGCGGGCGCGCTGGCCGACTTCGCGGTCCGCGAGCTGGCCGCCGGCCGGGAGCTGCTGCCGAACGCGCCGCTGTACCTGCGGCGGCCGGACGCGCAGGTCCCGGCGGGCTACAAGGCGGTGCTTCCGGCGTGA
- the rimI gene encoding ribosomal protein S18-alanine N-acetyltransferase: MRWWDIEAVMVLEHRLFPEDAWSRGMYWSELAEAFPGGSRHYVVAVDRGGAVVGYAGLMAVGPDSDVQTIAVDADRQGAGLGTLLLTELVEESVRRGCAELLLEVRVDNLRAQRLYERFGFEPVGIRRGYYQPANVDALVMRLDHLASDASDLKDHHNG, translated from the coding sequence ATGCGCTGGTGGGACATCGAGGCCGTCATGGTGCTGGAGCACCGGCTGTTCCCCGAGGACGCGTGGTCGCGGGGCATGTACTGGTCGGAGCTGGCGGAGGCGTTCCCCGGCGGGAGCCGGCACTACGTGGTGGCCGTCGACCGGGGCGGGGCGGTCGTCGGGTACGCCGGGCTGATGGCGGTCGGGCCGGACAGCGACGTGCAGACCATCGCGGTGGACGCCGACCGGCAGGGGGCGGGGCTCGGGACGCTGCTGCTGACCGAGCTGGTCGAGGAGTCGGTCCGGCGCGGCTGCGCCGAGCTGCTGCTGGAGGTGCGGGTGGACAACCTCCGGGCGCAGCGGTTGTACGAGCGGTTCGGGTTCGAGCCGGTCGGGATCCGGCGGGGCTACTACCAGCCCGCCAACGTGGACGCACTGGTGATGCGTCTGGACCACCTGGCAAGCGACGCAAGCGACCTGAAGGATCATCACAATGGCTGA
- the tsaD gene encoding tRNA (adenosine(37)-N6)-threonylcarbamoyltransferase complex transferase subunit TsaD, whose amino-acid sequence MADEPLVLGIETSCDETGVGIVRGTTLLADAVASSVNDHARYGGVVPEIASRAHLEAMVPTIRRALDTAGVKASDLDGIAVTAGPGLAGALLVGVSAAKAYAWALDKPLYGVNHLASHICVDQLEHGRLPEPTMALLVSGGHSSLLLSGDITADVRPLGATIDDAAGEAFDKVARVLGLGFPGGPVVDRMAREGDGKAIAFPRGLNNAGDPAYDFSFSGLKTAVARWVEARRRAGEPVPVADVAASFQEAVTDVLTRKAVRACKDNDVDHLMIGGGVAANSRLREMAQQRCDKAGIVLRVPRPGLCTDNGAMVAALGAEMVWRGRTPSSFDLSADSSLPVTETHVPGEHGSFHAHAHEALK is encoded by the coding sequence ATGGCTGACGAACCCCTCGTCCTCGGCATCGAGACCTCCTGCGACGAGACCGGCGTCGGCATCGTCCGCGGCACCACCCTGCTGGCCGACGCGGTCGCCTCCAGCGTCAACGACCACGCCCGCTACGGCGGCGTCGTCCCGGAGATCGCCAGCCGGGCGCACCTGGAGGCGATGGTCCCGACCATCCGCCGGGCGCTGGACACCGCCGGGGTGAAGGCGAGCGACCTGGACGGCATCGCCGTCACCGCGGGCCCCGGCCTGGCCGGCGCGCTGCTGGTCGGCGTCAGCGCCGCCAAGGCGTACGCGTGGGCGCTGGACAAGCCGCTGTACGGCGTCAACCACCTGGCCTCGCACATCTGCGTGGACCAGCTGGAGCACGGCCGGCTGCCCGAGCCGACGATGGCGCTGCTGGTCTCCGGCGGGCACTCCTCGCTGCTGCTCAGCGGCGACATCACCGCCGACGTGCGGCCGCTGGGCGCGACCATCGACGACGCGGCGGGCGAGGCGTTCGACAAGGTGGCGCGGGTGCTCGGGCTGGGCTTCCCGGGCGGACCGGTGGTGGACCGGATGGCCCGGGAGGGCGACGGGAAGGCGATCGCCTTCCCGCGCGGGCTGAACAACGCCGGGGACCCGGCGTACGACTTCTCGTTCTCCGGCCTGAAGACCGCCGTGGCGCGCTGGGTGGAGGCCAGGCGGCGGGCCGGCGAGCCGGTGCCGGTGGCGGACGTCGCCGCGTCCTTCCAGGAGGCGGTCACCGACGTGCTGACCCGCAAGGCCGTCCGGGCCTGCAAGGACAACGACGTCGACCACTTGATGATCGGCGGCGGCGTGGCCGCCAACTCGCGGCTGCGCGAGATGGCCCAGCAGCGCTGCGACAAGGCGGGCATCGTGCTGCGGGTGCCGCGGCCCGGCCTGTGCACCGACAACGGCGCGATGGTGGCCGCGCTCGGCGCCGAGATGGTCTGGCGGGGCCGCACGCCGTCCTCCTTCGACCTGTCGGCGGACTCCTCGCTGCCGGTCACCGAGACCCACGTCCCGGGCGAGCACGGCAGCTTCCACGCGCACGCGCACGAGGCCCTGAAGTGA
- a CDS encoding polysaccharide deacetylase family protein has translation MRERIGYGAGALAVLLAASGCGSDPAPAGSSAAPAGPAAASSAAGSPSAGGFASPAQDAVPEAAWAKWGLKPMPKAPTPPADRPVKLTKSGQVPVFSEVPTSDKVVFITIDDGAEKDPKFVEMLTELKVPITMFLTKDIVKGNYGYFKPLQALGNSIQNHTVSHPVMSKLTAAQQKSQICDDQAALTEQYGTAPYLFRPPYGDGANTPTLNTSVQECGPRAVVLWRESMQIHDMQYQAADKKLKNGDIILAHFRGPSELKGETMTQMFGELLSRIREQGFTVARLDDYIAKPAG, from the coding sequence ATGCGGGAGCGGATCGGGTACGGGGCGGGCGCGCTGGCCGTGCTGCTGGCGGCGAGCGGCTGCGGGAGCGACCCGGCCCCGGCCGGGTCGTCCGCCGCCCCGGCCGGGCCCGCCGCGGCGTCCTCCGCGGCCGGCTCGCCGTCCGCCGGGGGGTTCGCCTCCCCGGCCCAGGACGCGGTGCCCGAGGCCGCCTGGGCCAAGTGGGGCCTCAAGCCGATGCCCAAGGCGCCCACGCCGCCCGCCGACCGCCCGGTCAAGCTGACCAAGTCCGGCCAGGTACCGGTGTTCAGCGAAGTCCCGACCTCCGACAAGGTCGTGTTCATCACCATCGACGACGGGGCCGAGAAGGACCCGAAGTTCGTCGAGATGCTCACCGAACTCAAGGTCCCGATCACGATGTTCCTGACCAAGGACATCGTGAAGGGCAACTACGGCTACTTCAAACCGCTGCAGGCGCTCGGCAACAGCATCCAGAACCACACCGTCAGCCACCCGGTGATGAGCAAGCTCACCGCCGCCCAGCAGAAGTCGCAGATCTGCGACGACCAGGCGGCCCTCACCGAGCAGTACGGCACCGCCCCGTACCTGTTCCGCCCGCCCTACGGCGACGGCGCCAACACCCCCACCCTGAACACCTCCGTCCAGGAGTGCGGGCCGCGCGCCGTCGTGCTGTGGCGGGAGTCCATGCAGATCCACGACATGCAGTACCAGGCCGCCGACAAGAAGCTGAAGAACGGCGACATCATCCTCGCCCACTTCCGCGGCCCGTCCGAGCTCAAGGGCGAGACCATGACCCAGATGTTCGGCGAACTGCTCTCCCGGATCCGGGAACAGGGCTTCACCGTCGCCCGCCTCGACGACTACATCGCCAAGCCGGCCGGCTGA